The following proteins are encoded in a genomic region of Pseudomonadota bacterium:
- a CDS encoding KamA family radical SAM protein, giving the protein MKPQELTIEEPDEPPSRHYQHREEPEEPPSSRAVFGALAIAAPLTAATSSFRQKFFPTATENDWHSWQWQLKNRVTRLKQLEKIIHLSENERQAMQFKGTALPLAITPYYLSLIDPDNPAQPIRRTMVPTTGEHLISQGEEHDPLGEDGHSPVPGLIHRYPDRVLFLVTDYCSSYCRYCTRSRMVGKRTGTSRARWQKAIAYIAANPQVRDVLISGGDPLTMPDHHLEWLLSRLRKIEHVELIRIGTKAPIVLPQRITPDLVAMLKQYHPLWMSVHCTHPDELTQESREALTRLADAGIPLGSQTVLLSGINDSVDTMKRLMQGLVKNRVKPYYLYQCDPIIGSSHFRTPVSKGLEIYQGLRGHTTGYAVPNYVIDAPGGGGKIPLLPETVVGREGTDLLIRNYEGNVYRYPDVIGAGNAAAGEEAK; this is encoded by the coding sequence ATGAAACCGCAAGAATTGACCATCGAAGAACCTGATGAACCCCCAAGCCGGCATTATCAGCATCGCGAGGAACCAGAGGAACCTCCATCGTCCCGGGCCGTTTTCGGGGCGCTTGCCATCGCAGCCCCATTAACCGCAGCAACCTCCTCCTTCCGGCAGAAATTTTTCCCCACCGCAACTGAAAATGATTGGCACAGCTGGCAATGGCAGCTGAAAAACCGGGTTACCCGGTTGAAGCAGCTCGAAAAGATCATCCATCTTTCCGAGAACGAGCGTCAGGCCATGCAGTTCAAAGGCACCGCCCTGCCGCTGGCCATTACCCCGTATTATTTGAGCCTGATCGACCCTGACAACCCGGCCCAGCCGATCCGCAGGACCATGGTCCCCACCACCGGCGAGCATCTGATCTCCCAGGGAGAGGAACATGATCCCCTCGGCGAGGACGGACACAGCCCGGTCCCGGGGCTGATCCACCGCTACCCCGACCGGGTGCTCTTTCTGGTGACCGACTACTGTTCAAGCTACTGCCGCTACTGCACCCGTTCGCGGATGGTCGGGAAACGCACCGGCACCAGCCGGGCCCGCTGGCAGAAGGCCATCGCCTATATCGCCGCCAATCCCCAGGTGCGTGATGTTCTGATTTCCGGCGGCGATCCGCTGACCATGCCTGATCATCATCTGGAGTGGCTGCTCAGCCGGTTGCGGAAAATCGAGCATGTGGAGTTGATCCGGATCGGGACCAAGGCCCCCATCGTTCTGCCCCAGCGGATTACCCCGGATCTGGTCGCGATGCTTAAACAGTATCATCCACTGTGGATGAGCGTCCACTGCACCCACCCGGATGAACTGACCCAGGAATCCCGCGAGGCCCTCACCCGGCTTGCCGATGCGGGCATTCCGTTGGGCAGCCAGACCGTGCTGCTCTCCGGGATCAACGATTCGGTGGACACCATGAAGCGGCTGATGCAGGGCCTTGTAAAAAACCGGGTAAAACCCTATTATCTGTACCAGTGCGACCCGATCATCGGTTCTTCCCATTTCCGGACCCCGGTCTCCAAGGGTCTTGAGATTTACCAGGGTCTTCGCGGCCATACCACCGGCTACGCAGTGCCCAATTACGTGATCGACGCCCCCGGAGGCGGAGGAAAAATTCCGCTGCTCCCGGAAACCGTAGTCGGCCGGGAAGGAACGGATCTTTTGATCCGCAACTATGAAGGAAACGTCTACCGCTATCCCGATGTGATCGGAGCGGGAAACGCAGC
- a CDS encoding histone deacetylase: MTSRPKLFHITHPRYLLHDTGGEGHPEIPERLRVIASALSQLNDGSQVFPIEPEPPEKKWLQTVHAEEYLLRFEEVALSGRSYFGHPDNQLCYESYEIAILAAGAGLAGIDLIEKGEAGTIFCSVRPPGHHAEKAVALGFCFLNNVAIAARYWQGKYSRQRIAILDFDAHHGNGIQSTFEEDPDVLYVSLHEHPTFSFPGTGYAEETGTGAGKGTTLNIPLLPGAGDAEVKKAITGKIEPAVKKFRPEALLVAAGFDGHTLDDMSGLSFSTELYGDLGRTIAALGENLCGGRVVSILEGGYHLPGLAASVAEYCKGMNEYNK; encoded by the coding sequence ATGACCAGCAGGCCCAAATTATTCCACATTACCCACCCCCGTTATCTGCTGCATGATACCGGCGGGGAAGGGCATCCCGAAATTCCCGAGCGGTTGCGGGTGATTGCTTCTGCTCTGTCTCAACTGAATGACGGCTCCCAGGTCTTTCCGATCGAACCGGAACCACCCGAAAAAAAGTGGCTGCAGACCGTTCATGCCGAAGAATATCTCCTTCGGTTTGAAGAGGTGGCCCTGTCCGGCAGAAGCTATTTTGGCCATCCTGATAATCAGCTCTGTTACGAGAGCTATGAGATTGCAATTCTTGCTGCAGGGGCAGGGCTCGCCGGGATTGATCTGATCGAGAAGGGGGAGGCCGGCACCATTTTCTGCAGCGTCAGGCCGCCCGGCCATCATGCGGAGAAAGCCGTAGCCCTCGGTTTCTGCTTTCTGAATAATGTCGCGATTGCCGCCCGCTACTGGCAAGGGAAATATTCCCGGCAGCGGATAGCGATCCTTGATTTTGACGCCCATCATGGGAACGGCATCCAGAGCACCTTTGAGGAAGATCCCGACGTTTTATATGTAAGCCTCCATGAGCATCCGACTTTCAGTTTTCCGGGAACCGGCTATGCCGAAGAGACCGGGACCGGTGCCGGCAAAGGGACCACCCTGAACATCCCGCTGCTGCCGGGGGCCGGAGATGCGGAAGTGAAAAAAGCTATTACCGGAAAAATTGAACCGGCGGTGAAGAAATTCAGGCCGGAGGCATTGCTGGTTGCCGCAGGCTTTGACGGCCACACGCTCGACGATATGTCCGGCCTGTCCTTTTCCACTGAACTTTACGGCGATCTGGGGCGCACCATTGCCGCGCTCGGCGAAAACCTTTGTGGCGGCAGAGTCGTGTCGATCCTGGAAGGCGGATATCACCTGCCCGGTCTGGCCGCTTCGGTGGCGGAATACTGCAAAGGGATGAACGAATACAACAAATGA
- a CDS encoding CBS domain-containing protein — protein MFVVNFMTKKVVTVTPETLLPQVKDLLKTGNFRHLPVVDASGRLAGMLTDRDLRSAYPSVLMDEQERGRYLKRFKGMKLSEIMTEATARLSPQSTLDDALLLFDQAKVGALPVVDAEQKVVGIFSVRDLLAAYKKLFGLGEKGSTLIAVKDDGKPNPLSRLTAALEGKNVPFSRLIRNVRPESDSGAGLIYIRIHTHNLSGVHTTLAAAGFETVAPAA, from the coding sequence ATGTTTGTCGTTAATTTTATGACGAAAAAGGTGGTCACGGTGACCCCGGAAACCTTGCTTCCCCAAGTGAAGGATCTCCTGAAGACCGGAAACTTCCGCCATCTGCCGGTGGTCGATGCGTCCGGAAGGCTCGCCGGGATGCTGACCGATCGTGATCTGCGCAGTGCTTATCCGTCGGTGCTGATGGACGAACAGGAAAGAGGAAGATACCTGAAGCGGTTCAAGGGAATGAAACTAAGCGAGATCATGACCGAGGCGACGGCCCGATTGTCTCCGCAGTCGACCCTGGATGATGCACTGCTGCTCTTCGACCAGGCAAAGGTTGGGGCATTGCCGGTGGTGGACGCAGAGCAGAAAGTTGTCGGAATTTTTTCCGTCCGTGATCTTCTGGCCGCTTACAAAAAGCTTTTCGGACTGGGAGAAAAAGGATCGACCCTGATCGCGGTTAAAGATGACGGAAAACCGAATCCTCTGAGCAGGCTTACTGCCGCTCTGGAGGGAAAGAACGTCCCTTTCTCAAGGCTGATCAGGAATGTCCGGCCGGAATCGGATTCCGGAGCGGGTTTGATTTATATCAGAATACACACCCACAACCTCAGCGGGGTGCATACAACGCTGGCGGCGGCTGGTTTTGAGACTGTCGCACCGGCGGCGTGA